CAGTAGGGATCCCTTCCAACATGAATGGCTGGTGATCACTATGCAACCACGCCCCAAAAACAAATACATTCTTGAAACCCGTATCAATCTTCACAATCTCCTCACCCCAACTCGTAAACAACCCCTTCATCTCAGCCCTGCTTGTTGCAAAACCCTTAGGATCGTTTGTCATATCATAATTCAACATAAACTTCACCTTACCCAGCTCACCCTTCTTCTCTGCCTGTGCGATATAAGCCTTAGAGCCTAACAGCCCCTGCTCTTCCCCCATAAACAAAATAAACTCTACCGTTCTCTTCGTCTTCAACTTCAGCGCCTTAAAAGACCTTGCCATATCCATTACCGCAAAAGAACCAATTCCATTATCAATTGCACCAGTAGCCAGATCCCAGCTATCCAGATGCCCGCCAACTAAAATCTTTTCATCCGGCAAAGAATCACCCTTTAAAGTGGCAATTACATTTCTCGCTTTAATCATACCCGAGAAATTCGTCATAGTCAAACTCGCAAACTGAGGCCTGGATTTCAACTCCTCCTTTAAACGCATTCCATCCTCTAACCCAATACAAACCGCAGGAATAGAAATTAACTTGCCCGTTACCGAAGCCGTTCCCGTCAACAACACACCGCCCTTAACCCCGTTAATAATGATAATCCCAACAGCACCATGACTAATCGCAAGCGCCGTCTTCTCAGAACGGTGTAAAGAAGCAGTACCCGCAGGAGATCCCGGTAATACCCCCAGGTAAACCAAAGCAATCTTACCTTTCACTAAACCAGCATCCTTCGTATAATCACTCTCCAAACCATTACCCAAATCAACCAGACCAGCCGAAACAGCAGACTTTACCGGAGAATGTGCCAAAGCCACAGAAGGAATAACCTTTAACGAACCAGTCCCATCACCTACTTTAGTTTCATTGCTGATTCTGCTCCAGCTCTCTACTTCGAAAGGCTGATAACGCACATCATATCCGTAAGATTTAAATAAATTAAAAGCATAAGCTTCCGCTTTGGCCCCATTTGCAGAACCAGTTAAACGGTGACCAATAGTTTCTGTAGCAGACTTCAAAGTGCTATAAGCCTTCGAATGTTCCTGTACATCTGTATTAATCTGACTAAAAGCTTTACCGAAATTATCCTGAGCATGTGCAGAAACTGCCAGCCCGGCGAAAAAGAGAGAGAAAAGTATCTTCATGGAAATATATTTCGATTAAAATAAGCTTTTAATTAAAATATATAACGACAAAAAGATACTGTATGGGAATTGTTACTTTTTACGTTCCGTTGTATAACGAACTAATTGTTCAAGCCCTGTTCTGGCTTCACTCTCTTCAAAAGTATATAGGATATCAAACGCTTCCTGCTGATACTGTGCCATTTTTTCATTGGCATAATGTACCCCCTGCTTTTCATTCACAAAATCAATGATCTGCTGTATTTTAGCAGGCTCATCATTGTGATTCTTCACCAGGTTAATCATTTTCTTTTTCTCCGCCTTGTCTGCACGATTTAAAGCATAAATTAAAGGAAGTGTAACTTTCTTTTCCTTAATATCTATCCCTAAAGGTTTACCCACATCGTCCGTTCCAAAATCGAAAGTATCATCCTTAATCTGGAAAGCAATACCAACCTTCTCTCCGAATAAACGCATCTTTTCAATCGTCTCATCGTCCGCACCAGCTGATGCAGCACCACAAGCACAACAAGAAGCAATCAGTGAGGCGGTCTTCTGACGGATAACATCAAAATAAAGTTCTTCCCCGATGTCCATCCTGCGCACCTTCTCAATTTGTAACAACTCTCCCTCACTCATCTGCTTAACCGCTTCAGAAACGATTTGCAAAAGACGGAATTCATTGTTATTTACAGAAAGCAAAAGCCCTTTGGCCAGCAAATAATCACCAACCAGCACCGCAATCTTATTTTTCCACAAAGCATTGATAGAAAAGAAGCCCCTGCGCTCATAAGCATTATCGACTACATCATCATGAACAAGTGTTGCGGTATGTAATAACTCAACCAGGGCAGCACCACGATGTGTGGATTCAATAATCCCCCCGCAAAGTTTAGCGGCAAAGAAAACAAACATAGGTCTGATCTGCTTACCTTTTCTCTTGACGATATAGTGTGTGATCCGATCCAATAATGGAGCATCACTGTGCATGGAGGCCTTGAACTTTTCTTCAAAGACTGCTATATCTGCGGCTATGGGTTTCTTAATCTGATTTATTCCCGGCATTCAGGTTTGAAATATTTGCAAACTTAACTAAATTCAGTTAATTCTGCTTGAATGAAATTTTAAAATTGAATTATTAAGTCTAGTGCTTTAAAGTAATGTGCTGAAAGATCTGTTCTGCATGAATCCTGGAATTTTCAATAAACCATTTATGCGTGTCCATCCCTCCGCAAACTACCCCTGCAAGATATAGACCCGGCAAGTTTGTTTCCATAGTTTCCGGATTATAAGCCGGAGCTGTACCTGATTCACCATCCAGTTTTACGCCCAGTTTTTTCAGCATCCCAAAATCAGGCTGATAACCAGTCATCGCAATCACCCAGTCATTGGCTATAGTGATCGTTTCTTCAGGAGTTTTGATAGTCACGCTATCTTCAGTAATCGCAATTACTTCTGAATTGAAATAAGCTTTGATCTCTCCTTCTTTAATCCTGTTCTCGATATCCGGGCGCACCCAGTATTTGACATAAGAGCCAATTTCAGAATTACGGATAACCAGCGTAACCTTCGCGCCCTTCCGGTAAGTTTCCAGCGCAGCATCTATACCAGAATTATTTGCACCAATCACCACGACGTTCTGGAAAGCATATAAATGCGGATCTTTATAGTAATGTGCAACTTTAGGCAAACTCTCTCCAGGAATATCCATTAAAAGAGGCACATCATAAAATCCTGTGGATATAATCACATTTTTAGCTTTATAGGACCTTTTAGAAGTCTGAACCTCAAATTCACCGGTTGCTATTTTACTAACTTCCTGTACTTTTTCAAAAAGATTAATTTGTAAATCAAATTTCTCTGCTACCCGGCGATAATATTCTACCGCCTCATTCCGGTTCGGCTTAGGGTTGATACTCACAAACGGCACTTCTCCAATCTCTAACTTTTGAGAAGTAGAGAAAAAAGTCATAAAAACAGGGTAATTATACAAGCTGTTCACCAGCGCACCCTTTTCTACAATAATATATTTAAGTCCTGCCTTTTGGGCTGCTATTCCACAAGCCATACCAATCGGGCCAGCACCAATGATCAGCACATCATATTCTTCCATTAACAAATCAGGATTTAAGTTCTTTGGCTGACGCAGCGTTATCTGTGCGTTTCAGACCTGTGGAACGGATGGCAGCATAACCGCCTTTGATATCAATTACGTTCTCTACCCCTCTTGCTTTAAGGATAGACGCGGCAATCATTGACCGGTAACCTCCTGCGCAGTGGATATAATAAGTTGCTGAAGGATTGATTTCATTCGTCCAGTCATTGATATAATCCAGCGGACGGGTTAAAGTACACTCTAAATGTCCGGCTTCATATTCTCCGGGCTTACGGACATCCAGTACTTTCAAATCCGGATGAGCGTGCATCATTTCTTCAAATTCAGACACAGATACTGAACCAATAGTTTCTACATCCTTACCCGCTTTTATCCATGCAGCAATACCACCTTCCAGATAACCAATAGTATGGTCATAGCCGACTCTGGCCAGACGGGTAATCGCCTCTTCCGCTTTTCCTTCTTCTACAATGAGCAGTAAAGGTTGCTTCAAATCCGTAATCAATGCACCTACCCAGGGGGCAAACTGTCCGTTCAGCCCAATGTTAATTGACGATGGGATAAAAGACCGGGCAAAGTCCTGCGGGTCCCTGGTATCCAGGATTAATGCGCCCATGTGATTTACAGTAGCTTCAAATTCTTCCGGTTCCATTGGGATTAATCCCTTTTCTTTCACCTGGGCGAAACTTTCATAGCCATTTTTATTGATGGCTGCATTCTTCGCAAAATATTGTGGCGGAGGTAAAGTACCTTCCGTTACTTGTTGAATAAAATCTTCGCGGTTAGCTGTTTTAAGCGCGTAATTAACTTCTTTCTGATGCCCTAAAGTATCAAATGTTTCTTTACTCATATGTTTACCACAGGCAGAACCTGCACCATGGGCCGGGTAAACCAGCACATCATCCGGTAAAGAAAGAATTTTCGATTGTAAAGAATCATATAAGATTCCAGCCATCTCTTCGGCTGTTTGTGCTCCTTTTTGTACCAGGTCTGGTCTGCCTACGTCTCCGATAAAAAGTGTATCCCCTGTAAAAATACAGTAAGGCTTGCCATCTTTATCACTCAGTAAATAGGTTGTAGATTCAGGGGTATGGCCCGGCGTATGTAAAGTCGTAATTGTTAAATCCCCGATTTTAAACGTTTCTCCATCCTGTGCAATATGAGAATCAAAAGTTGTTTGTGCAGTAGGTCCGTAAATAATTTTCGCACCTGAATGCTGGGCAAGATCAACGTGCCCGGAAACGAAATCAGCATGAAAATGTGTTTCAAAGATATATTTGATGGTTGCACCAGCCAGCTTAGCTTTTTTAAGATAAGGCTGAACTTCCCTTAAAGGATCAATAATTGCCGCCTCTCCATTGCTCTCAATATAATAAGCTGCCTCGGCCAGACAGCCCGTATAAATTTGCTCTATCTTCATCTAGAATATGTTTTTATATTACGCTGTTAACTCACCGCGCAAAGATTGCTCCATTAGCCCGGCAATTTCAGTATTTGTAAGATTTTGACCCATCAAATACATTAGCTTGGTTACTGTCGCCTCAAATGTCATATCAAATCCGCTGATAATGCCCATTTGCTGTAATTTTTTACTTGTTTCATATTTACCCAGTTCAACTGATCCTCCCTGACATTGCGAAATGTCAACAATCAGTTTACCCTGATCTATGGCAGCTTGCAAGCTGTCAATAAACCATTTTGCAGTCGTGGTATTACCCGAACCAAAGGTTTCCAGGACAATTGCATCTACTGATGACGTGGTAATCGCCTGAACAGCCTGCGGGGTAATACCCGGATACAACTTCAGCACCCCGATATTAGCATTGAAGTTAGATTGTACCACTAAAGGTTCTTGCGGAAGATCGTGAATATAATTCGTATAGAAAGAAAGGCTTACTCCCGCTTCTGCCAGAATGTGATAGTTTGGAGATTGAAAAGCTTCAAACTTCTCTGAATTATACTTGATGGAGCGGTTTCCGCGGAACAGCTGATAATCGAAATAAATACAAACTTCTGGCACCATTGCTACGCCGTTAATTTTAGTAGCAACAATTTCAAGGGCAGTGATTAAATTCTCTTTGGCATCTGTCCGGATTTCTCCAATAGGCAGCTGCGAACCAGTCAGTACCACTGGTTTGGCCAGGTTCTTCAGCATAAAGCTCAGTGCAGAAGCCGTATAAGCCATCGTATCAGAACCGTGCAACACAACAAATCCATCATAATCGTCATAGGTGTCTTCTATAATTCTGGCCAGCTCTGCCCAGATAACCGGGTCCATGTTGGAAGAATCCAGAATGGGATTAAAAGAGTGTACCGACAAATGATAATTCAAACGGGCCAGTTCAGGTACATTCTGCTGGATCTGTTCAAAATCAAAAGGAATTAATGAACCCGTTAGCGGGTTGTTGACCATACCGATAGTTCCACCTGTATAGATAATGAGAATTTTTGTCATGTAAAGCTAGACGTTAAATATTTTTATAGAATTAGCTGTAGTTACTTCTGCTACTTTTTCCACAGGGATATGATAAATGTCAGCAACCTTCTGTGCAATGTGTACCAGGTAACTGCTTTCGTTAGGTTTACCTCTGTAAGGTACAGGCGCAAGATATGGTGAATCTGTTTCCAGTACCAGGTGTTCCAGGTCTATATGTGAAAGTACTTCGTCCAGGCCAGCCTTTTTATAAGTAACCACACCACCTATCCCTAAGTAGAAGCCTAATTCAATAGTTCTTTGTGCTTGCTCCAGGTTACCGGTAAAACAATGAAGGATTCCTCTAAGATCTTCTCCTTTTTCCGCTTCCAGTACTTCAAATACTTCATCAAAAGCTTCGCGGCAATGAATCACAATCGGAAGCTTTAATTCCTTAGCCCATCTGATTTGTTCATAAAAGGCATCCTGTTGCATTGCAAGCGTAGTTTTATCCCAGTAAAGGTCAATACCGATCTCGCCAATAGCGTAAATCTTTCTGCCTTCAATGCTTTGATGAATTTCTTTTAGTACTTCCTGATAGCCTTCTTTGACCTCGCAAGGATGCAGGCCTGCCATTGCAAAACAATTATCAGGATACTTTCTGACCAGGTCATCGATCTTTGCGATGGAAGAGATATCAACATTAGGAAGGAATAAACGGTCTATTTTATTTTCGAAACAGCGCTGAAAAAGCAGCGCCTGTTTTTCCTCCTCCGTTTCGTAATACAAATGCGTATGCGTATCGGTTAAAAACATAAAACAAAGTTAATAAAAAAACCCTGTCCGGATTACCGGACAGGGTTTATACGTTTGATTAAAATCAAAATTATTTTTTAGCAGCAGGAGCCATAACCGGCGCAGCAGCAGCTGGTGCACCTGTAGGTTTTTTGATGTCAGTAATTTCAACATCAAAAGCCAATGGAGAGAATGGGGTGATACCGCCTTGTGGCATTCCACCTTCACCGTAAGCTAATTTTGAAGGAATGATTAAAGTGATTTTTCCACCTTTACCAATTAACTTCAAACCTTCGTCAAATCCTGGAATTGCTCTTCCAATAGTAAATGGACGCGGGCCATATTGTGCCATTGCATTGAATTTACCTGATTCTTTAGCCACTTTTTCGATACTTGTATCAAAAATGCTTTCTTTACCATCAGATTTTTTAGTTAGTAATTTACCAGTGTAATTTACCATTAAAGTATCTGTAGGTGTAGCTCTTTGTGCATCACCGGGAGCTGTAATTACATATTGTAAACCAGAAGCAGTAGTTTGTACTTTTAGTTTATTGTCTTCGATAAAGTTTTTGATTTTACCAGCTTCAGCAGCTTTATGTTTAGCAACAGTAGCCTGGAAATCTTTCTGGAAAAACTCAGTCGCTTTTTTCTGGAAAGTTGAATCCGCTTCACCTTTAGCTTTGTGCATTACTTTTTCGATTTTCACAGTGAAAACCATGTATTTGTCTTTTTGAGTAGCTGGTTTTGGCTGGTTTGAATATTTAGCCATTGAATCCAGGTCAATTTTGAAAGTAGCACTATCGCCTTCTGCTAATAACATTAAAGCGTCAGAGATATCTCCTGCCCATTGTTTTTTAGATACAGGGAATACAGCTGGTTGCTGAATATCATAAGTACTGCTGGTTACTGAATCTTTCTCAGTTTTCTGGATTGCATTGATTTTGATAATATCACCTTCAACGATTTTGTCTTTTCCTTCAGTCTTGTGGATCGTGTACATCAGGCCTCCCGGACCTTTTTTGAAGTTGTTACAAGCTGCTAAACCAAGTGTAGCGGCAAAAAGAATTACTAATGTTTTTTTCATTTTAGATTTATTGTGTTTTATTTTAATTTCATGAAGCACGCTTCAGCTATCCTGCAATTTATACAATCTATGCTTTACGTTCCATTTTATTTGTTTGTTTTTTCTTTTAGAGTCTAAATTTAAACAGACGCTTACAAAAAGCAAGTTTAAGCAAACTTTAAATTAATTACTGCAATAATTGTGTTTTATACTCCGGTAAAATAGATTTAAAGTATGCAATCGTATCTTCAAGGTTCAAATCAGAGTATCCGCCAGCTGCATTTCTATGCCCGCCACCATTGAAAAACTTCTTACAAATCTCATTCGCAGGAAAATCACCCGTTGAGCGCAAAGATAATTTAACTTTATCTGTCCTTTCAATGATAAAAGCTGCTAATTTAATTCCATTGATGGAAAGTGCATAGTTTACAATTCCCTCTGTATCACCAGTAACGATGCTGAAGCGTTTAAGTTCTTCGGCAGTAACTGAAATAATAGCAGTATTAAATTCCCTGATGATTTCCAGTTTATTAGTCAGACAGTTCCCCAGGAAACGCAAACGGTTTTCTGTAGCATTGTCATAAACTAACTGGTGAATACGCCAGTGCTCTGCTCCCGCATCAATCAGATCAGCACCAATACGGTAAACTGTAGAAGTTGCAGAAGGGAAACGGAATGAACCTGAGTCGGTCATAATACCGGTATATAAACAGGTCGCAATGTCTTTATTCATCAGTTCACCATCTTTCAGTTCATTGACAATAAAGTCGTAAACCAGCTGGGCCGCTGCACAAGCATTGATACTCCAATGTCTGTAATCGTCAAAATCTTCAGGATCAAGGTGATGATCGATCATAATTTTGTAGGCAGATGAATTCCGGATTACTTCTCCAAGCTCGTTGATACGGCTCAGGGTATTGAAGTCCAGACAGAATACCAGCGCAGCATCAGCAACTAATTGCTCTGCTTCTTCTTTGGCTTCTGTATAAATCATTACATCAGAGTTATTTGGTAACCAGTGTAAGAAATACGGATAATCTGTTGGGGTAATTACTTTGACATGGTGCCCTTTCTGGATCAAATATGCGTATAAGCCCAAAGAAGAGCCCATAGCATCGCCATCAGGTTTATGGTGTGTAGTAATTACAATTTTCTGCGGCGTTGCCAGCAATGTTTTGAGTTGGGAAAGGGATAGCATAATTTTCGCTGCAAATCTAATAATTTAATGAATAGGAAGCTGTTTAATTTTAATCAGATGTGCCTGAACAATTTTCTGGTAGCTTCTTTTAATTAGGTGTTTAATATTAACTATAGAAAATGTAATTTTGCAAAATAAATAACACAAAGATGACTACAAACAGAACATTTACAATGATTAAGCCAGATGCAGTTGCAAATGGACATATCGGAGCAATTATCAATGACATTACTGCTGCTGGTTTTAAAATCATTGCTTTAAAATACACTCATTTAACGGCAGAAACTGCTGGTAAATTCTATGAAGTACACAAAGATCGTCCATTTTATGGTGATTTAGTTAGCTTTATGTCTTCTGGACCTATCGTAGCTGCCATTCTTGAAAAAGATAATGCTATTGAAGACTTCAGAAAATTAATCGGTGCTACAAACCCTGCTGATGCAGCGGAAGGTACTATCCGTCAAAAATATGCTAAATCTATCGATGCGAATGCTGTTCACGGATCTGATTCGGACGAGAACGCTGCAATCGAAGGAGATTTCTTCTTCACTGCTGCTGAACGTTTCTAGTTTTTGCTGAATAAAATTATAAAATAAGCACTCTTATGGGGTGCTTATTTTCGTTACGACAACATTGAACCAATTCTAAAACATGAAGAAATTAATCATTACCCTTTTGATTCCTTTTTGCGGTTATGCGGTAACTGCACAGACTAAACGTAAACCTGCAACAAAAAAAGCACTTGTAAAATCAACCGCTGCTCCTGCCAGAATGACCAGCCTTGCAGATTCAGCAAGTTATGCTTTCGGTATTTCCATGGGCTCCGGCTTAAAAACCAATGGTTTGAAAGCACTGAACTATGATTTACTGATTAAAGGGTTGAAAGATGCTTTTCAGGGACAAACGCCGTTATTAAATGAGCAGGCTTCACAAAAAGCAATCGGAGATCTATTTAAAACAATTACCATGGAAAAATATGCACCACAGATCGCTAAGGAAAAAAACTTCCTGGAAGGCAATCTGAAACAAATCAATGTTAAAAATACGGCAAGTGGCTTACAGTATATTGTAATTACTCCTGGCGAAGGGCCAAAACCTACTGCTACGGATAATGTATTGGTGAATTATAAAGGCACTTTACTGGACGGAAAACAATTTGACAGTTCTTATGATAGAAAAGAACCGCTTTCTATTGCAGTTAACAGAGTGATTCCAGGATGGACCGAAGGTTTACAACTGATGTCTCCGGGTTCAAAATATAAATTCTTCATTCCTTATCAATTAGCTTACGGCGAACGCGCGATGGGAAAAGACATCCCTCCTTACAGTATGCTGATTTTTGAAGTTGAATTATTAAAAATAAACGGTAAATAATATTTTTAAAAACCATTTCATAGGCGATTTGTTGTGAGTAAATAAATTAACACACTATGGAAATTAAAAGATATTTACCACTCGCATTTGTAGCTCTGATTATGACAACTTTAAGTAGCTGTCAACTTATAGAGGGGATATTCAAGGCCGGAGTCTGGTCCGGTATAATTGTAGTTGTTGTAGTGCTTGCCCTTATTATATGGGTAGTCAGCAAAATATTTGGTGGCGGAAGTAAAGGCTAATCCTACAGGAATATAATTTCATTGATGACCTCTGAACCGGCACGTTCATTCAGTTTCTGGATGATGCCGGTTCTTACCATTAATAGCTCGTTTTTGATCACAGAAGACTCAATACGAACAAATAGCTTTTTATGGGCGATATAGATTTGTGTTGTCCGGTTTCCGATAGCAGTTCCCATAATTTCCGGCCACATGGCGACAACGCCTGTTTCATCAAATTTCCCTTTTAACCTGTAAACAGACAGCATTTTTGAAATGGCATCTTTTAAGGTCATGTCATTAGGTTTACGCATGTTGTATACCTCCGTTAATTACTTCGAATAAAGTTACGGGAACTTTGATCTTATCGAAAATATTCAGCACTCTTTCTTTTCCGGTATCGGTAATAAAAATCTGTCCGAAGTCATGATGAGAAACCATTTCCATCAGCTTATGCATCCGGCGTTCATCGAGCTTATCAAAAATATCATCTAATAACAATAAAGGTTTGAAGCCTTTATATTTTTCTACATAAGCATACTGTGCGAGTTTTAATGCGATCAGGAAAGATTTCTGCTGTCCTTGTGAGCCAAACTTCTTTAAAGGCATATCCCGGATCGTGAAAATCAGATCATCTTTATGAATTCCGGTCGTTGTTCTTTCGAGTACTTTATCTTTTTCTACAGATTGCAGCAATAAGGTTTCAAAAGGAGTATCATTCAGCTGAGATTGATAAGTTAAGCAGACCTGTTCTGCATCCTCAGTCAGATATTGATAGTATTTATTGAACAGTTCTATATAATCTACCATAAACTGCTGGCGCTTTGCAAAAATCTTCTCTCCGCAGCCAATCAATTGTTCATTAAATATTTCGAGCAGAGCAGGATCATAACGGCGTGTAGTTGCGATCTGTTTCAATAACGCATTTCTGTTGAGCAGGTGCCTGTTATATAACATCAGCTCGTCCAGATACTGTGAATCAGTCTGAGAAATCACATTGTCCATAAACTTACGGCGTTCCTCACTCCCATCCATAATAATCGTGACATCATAGGGCGAAATCATCACCAATGGAAACAGTCCGATATGACTGGCCAGCTTATCGTATTCTTTTTTATTCCGCTTAAATTGCTTTTTCTGATTTTTCTTGACGCCGCAGGTTATCTTTTCATTTTTTTCCTGGCGGTCAAAATCCCCCTGGATCATAAAAAGTTCTTCAGCAGTTTTGATCTGCTGACTGTCAATCGGATTGAAATAGCTCTTGCAAAGGCACAGATAGTGGATAGCATCCAGCAAATTGGTCTTCCCGGCGCCATTATTCCCGATAAACGCGTTTACCGTTTTTGAAAACCGTAAATCAGCATCAGAATAATTCTTGAAGTTGAGCAGAGTAATGTTTTTTAACCACATAGTATGAGTCTGCAAAGTTACCGTTTAGCTTTGTTAAAAGAAGCTGATCTACAGATTTGTTTCATCATTATCCTATTCACATCTAATTCAGGAGGTTCGAAAAACACTGAGTATCAAAATTTTTATTTAAATACTGAAAAAGAGGTTGATACTTTAACCGAAAAATGTATTTTTGCAATCCTTAATTTTTTTAAATAAAATGTCCACAACAGAAAAAGAAGTAAATCATAACGTTAAAAAAGGTTCATTCTTAGAGGAAAACTCTAAAAGCCTTTTATTCATTGCCGCAGCGGTAATCGTATTAGTGATCATATACTTTTGGTATCAGAATGTATATTTAAAGGACAGAGCTGAAGAGGCTTCTGCAAAAATGTACAAAGCAGAACAATATGTTGGGGTAGATTCTCTGGCTAACAAAGCGATCAGCGGAGATGCAGGTTACCCTGGATTTGAAAAAATCGCTGAAGAGTATAACAATACTAAATCAGCAAACTTAGCAAACCTCTACCTTGGTGGAATTTATTTACGTAAAGGGGAGTATAAAAAAGCAACTGAAGTTTTAGGTAAATATTCAGAAACAGGAAGCCCTGTTGCAGATCCACTGGCATTAGGAATGTTAGGTGACGCTTACAGTGAGCTGAAAGACTATAGTCAGGCGATTACTTATTACAAAAAAGCGGCTGATAAATCAAGCAACAAGTTTACTTCTCCATTGTTCCTTAAAAAATTAGGATTGGTTTACGAATCACAAAAAGACTATAAAAACGCAGAAGACGCTTACAACAAAATCAAAAATGAGTTCCCTGCAAGCCAGGAAGCTGCCATGATTGATGAGTACATTGCGCGTGTTACTGCTGCACAAGGAAAATAAAATTTGCAACTATTTGACAAAGGCCTGCATTTTATGCGGGCCTTTTTTTTGTTTTAATACTTATCTTTGCAACATGGCAACACAATTAAAAAACCTATCTGACTTTTCTCATACTACTGTTCCTGATGGCGCAGCTTATAAAATCGCTATTGCAGTTGCTGAATGGAATGCAGATGTAACAGGCAGTCTTTATAAAGGTGCTTTAGAAACACTTTTAAAACATGGCGTTAAAGAAGAGAACATCACTTCTTTTGCTGTTCCAGGAAGTTTCGAGTTGACAGGTGCAGCAGAAATTTTATTAAAAAAACATACCGATCTTGATGCAGTGATCTGCCTTGGATGTATCATACAAGGGGAAACCAGGCATTTTGATTTTATCTGTGATGCAGTAGCTAATGGGGTAACACAAGTAGGAATTAAATATAGTAAACCAGTTATTTTCGGTGTCTTGACAACCAATGATTTACAACAGGCAGTGGACAGATCTGGTGGCAAACATGGTAACAAAGGTGATGAGGCTGCTATTACAGCAATAAAAATGGCACACTTACTGCATACAGCTTAATAAGGAATTGCTTTTTTTTCTGGAATAGTGTAGATTAGCAGAAGAAAAACAAAATCTACGCTCATGAAAAAGATAGCTATAGTGTTGCTGGGAGTATTCTTTGCAATAACAG
The DNA window shown above is from Pedobacter cryoconitis and carries:
- a CDS encoding YpdA family putative bacillithiol disulfide reductase, with translation MEEYDVLIIGAGPIGMACGIAAQKAGLKYIIVEKGALVNSLYNYPVFMTFFSTSQKLEIGEVPFVSINPKPNRNEAVEYYRRVAEKFDLQINLFEKVQEVSKIATGEFEVQTSKRSYKAKNVIISTGFYDVPLLMDIPGESLPKVAHYYKDPHLYAFQNVVVIGANNSGIDAALETYRKGAKVTLVIRNSEIGSYVKYWVRPDIENRIKEGEIKAYFNSEVIAITEDSVTIKTPEETITIANDWVIAMTGYQPDFGMLKKLGVKLDGESGTAPAYNPETMETNLPGLYLAGVVCGGMDTHKWFIENSRIHAEQIFQHITLKH
- a CDS encoding TatD family hydrolase; its protein translation is MFLTDTHTHLYYETEEEKQALLFQRCFENKIDRLFLPNVDISSIAKIDDLVRKYPDNCFAMAGLHPCEVKEGYQEVLKEIHQSIEGRKIYAIGEIGIDLYWDKTTLAMQQDAFYEQIRWAKELKLPIVIHCREAFDEVFEVLEAEKGEDLRGILHCFTGNLEQAQRTIELGFYLGIGGVVTYKKAGLDEVLSHIDLEHLVLETDSPYLAPVPYRGKPNESSYLVHIAQKVADIYHIPVEKVAEVTTANSIKIFNV
- a CDS encoding M20/M25/M40 family metallo-hydrolase; this translates as MKILFSLFFAGLAVSAHAQDNFGKAFSQINTDVQEHSKAYSTLKSATETIGHRLTGSANGAKAEAYAFNLFKSYGYDVRYQPFEVESWSRISNETKVGDGTGSLKVIPSVALAHSPVKSAVSAGLVDLGNGLESDYTKDAGLVKGKIALVYLGVLPGSPAGTASLHRSEKTALAISHGAVGIIIINGVKGGVLLTGTASVTGKLISIPAVCIGLEDGMRLKEELKSRPQFASLTMTNFSGMIKARNVIATLKGDSLPDEKILVGGHLDSWDLATGAIDNGIGSFAVMDMARSFKALKLKTKRTVEFILFMGEEQGLLGSKAYIAQAEKKGELGKVKFMLNYDMTNDPKGFATSRAEMKGLFTSWGEEIVKIDTGFKNVFVFGAWLHSDHQPFMLEGIPTGGGAGGELPNHSGQFYHSDGDSFKLVDEQGLKNTVRYSAMLTYGLANTKVLPVGKQSDEDLKGFLRQNKLEEPLKIAGEWKWDK
- a CDS encoding asparaginase, whose product is MTKILIIYTGGTIGMVNNPLTGSLIPFDFEQIQQNVPELARLNYHLSVHSFNPILDSSNMDPVIWAELARIIEDTYDDYDGFVVLHGSDTMAYTASALSFMLKNLAKPVVLTGSQLPIGEIRTDAKENLITALEIVATKINGVAMVPEVCIYFDYQLFRGNRSIKYNSEKFEAFQSPNYHILAEAGVSLSFYTNYIHDLPQEPLVVQSNFNANIGVLKLYPGITPQAVQAITTSSVDAIVLETFGSGNTTTAKWFIDSLQAAIDQGKLIVDISQCQGGSVELGKYETSKKLQQMGIISGFDMTFEATVTKLMYLMGQNLTNTEIAGLMEQSLRGELTA
- a CDS encoding polyprenyl synthetase family protein, with protein sequence MPGINQIKKPIAADIAVFEEKFKASMHSDAPLLDRITHYIVKRKGKQIRPMFVFFAAKLCGGIIESTHRGAALVELLHTATLVHDDVVDNAYERRGFFSINALWKNKIAVLVGDYLLAKGLLLSVNNNEFRLLQIVSEAVKQMSEGELLQIEKVRRMDIGEELYFDVIRQKTASLIASCCACGAASAGADDETIEKMRLFGEKVGIAFQIKDDTFDFGTDDVGKPLGIDIKEKKVTLPLIYALNRADKAEKKKMINLVKNHNDEPAKIQQIIDFVNEKQGVHYANEKMAQYQQEAFDILYTFEESEARTGLEQLVRYTTERKK
- a CDS encoding MBL fold metallo-hydrolase — encoded protein: MKIEQIYTGCLAEAAYYIESNGEAAIIDPLREVQPYLKKAKLAGATIKYIFETHFHADFVSGHVDLAQHSGAKIIYGPTAQTTFDSHIAQDGETFKIGDLTITTLHTPGHTPESTTYLLSDKDGKPYCIFTGDTLFIGDVGRPDLVQKGAQTAEEMAGILYDSLQSKILSLPDDVLVYPAHGAGSACGKHMSKETFDTLGHQKEVNYALKTANREDFIQQVTEGTLPPPQYFAKNAAINKNGYESFAQVKEKGLIPMEPEEFEATVNHMGALILDTRDPQDFARSFIPSSINIGLNGQFAPWVGALITDLKQPLLLIVEEGKAEEAITRLARVGYDHTIGYLEGGIAAWIKAGKDVETIGSVSVSEFEEMMHAHPDLKVLDVRKPGEYEAGHLECTLTRPLDYINDWTNEINPSATYYIHCAGGYRSMIAASILKARGVENVIDIKGGYAAIRSTGLKRTDNAASAKELKS